Proteins from one Sphingopyxis terrae subsp. terrae NBRC 15098 genomic window:
- the tnpA gene encoding IS66-like element accessory protein TnpA, whose amino-acid sequence MMMTCDDAGTSVVRRFEVFTGAGQRREWSPEVKASIVAESYSGQETACAVARRHGLAPSQLFAWRRDLRKKLEDQGLTLPATPAFVPAVIEPLPSGDPAPVARRGRRRRRPTVSAVELEIDGVAVKIGRGADAAVIAAVIEALKATR is encoded by the coding sequence ATGATGATGACATGTGATGATGCTGGCACCAGCGTGGTTCGGCGTTTTGAGGTTTTCACAGGTGCGGGCCAGCGTCGGGAGTGGTCGCCTGAGGTAAAGGCGTCGATCGTCGCGGAGAGCTATTCGGGTCAGGAGACGGCCTGCGCGGTGGCGCGCCGTCATGGGCTTGCTCCGTCGCAACTATTCGCTTGGCGCCGGGATCTGCGCAAGAAGCTGGAGGACCAAGGGCTGACGCTTCCAGCGACGCCTGCGTTCGTGCCGGCGGTGATCGAACCGCTCCCTTCGGGTGATCCAGCCCCTGTCGCCAGGCGCGGCCGTCGCCGTCGGCGTCCCACAGTCAGTGCTGTCGAGCTGGAGATTGACGGCGTGGCGGTGAAGATCGGACGCGGGGCCGATGCGGCTGTGATCGCAGCGGTGATTGAAGCACTCAAGGCAACGCGATGA
- the tnpB gene encoding IS66 family insertion sequence element accessory protein TnpB (TnpB, as the term is used for proteins encoded by IS66 family insertion elements, is considered an accessory protein, since TnpC, encoded by a neighboring gene, is a DDE family transposase.), producing MVATRPVDFRKGPDALAALVGAEYGGDPYSGVIYVFRAKRADRIKLVWWDGTGLCLMAKKLESGGFRWPGIQDGVMRVTSAQLGALLEGLDWRRVHGGRRPQAPQIAC from the coding sequence ATGGTGGCGACGCGTCCGGTGGATTTTCGCAAGGGACCTGACGCCCTGGCCGCGCTGGTCGGCGCCGAGTATGGCGGCGACCCATATTCAGGCGTGATCTACGTGTTCCGGGCAAAGCGTGCTGACCGGATCAAGCTGGTCTGGTGGGACGGCACTGGCCTGTGCCTGATGGCCAAGAAGCTGGAGTCCGGCGGCTTCCGGTGGCCGGGCATCCAGGACGGCGTGATGCGTGTGACCTCAGCGCAACTCGGCGCGCTTCTGGAGGGTCTGGATTGGCGCCGGGTGCATGGCGGGCGCCGCCCGCAGGCCCCGCAGATTGCCTGTTGA
- a CDS encoding TetR/AcrR family transcriptional regulator: MTSTQKTKEQASGRTGRPTRQASQALSRKILRVARDVFFADGFGRSTAERIAAKAGISKRTLYARYGSKKLLFEAVILREIEDRLSFLEQHVPEHGDVRPELEELSDELLSWMLTDIHVALERVVMAEAARFPALARNLYEFGVGRTTRLVAEVLRKAEERGEIRVSDANFAAEQFISSVILSPFRRAALGVGVTSHNETSSARMRQAVDLFVYGCRPSQKGSHP; the protein is encoded by the coding sequence ATGACGTCGACCCAAAAAACCAAAGAACAAGCTTCCGGACGAACAGGGAGGCCTACTCGACAAGCCTCGCAAGCACTTTCGAGGAAAATTCTCCGTGTCGCCCGCGATGTCTTCTTTGCCGACGGATTCGGTCGTTCAACGGCGGAACGGATTGCTGCAAAAGCAGGCATCTCCAAGCGCACTTTGTACGCCCGTTACGGGAGCAAAAAGCTGCTTTTCGAGGCGGTAATACTCAGGGAAATCGAGGATCGGCTCTCCTTCCTCGAACAGCACGTTCCCGAACATGGCGACGTTCGGCCCGAGCTTGAAGAGCTGTCCGATGAACTGCTATCCTGGATGCTTACCGACATTCATGTCGCGTTGGAACGCGTTGTAATGGCTGAGGCTGCACGTTTTCCCGCTTTAGCGCGAAACCTTTACGAATTCGGCGTAGGACGCACGACGAGATTGGTGGCAGAGGTTTTGCGCAAAGCCGAGGAGAGGGGAGAAATCAGGGTGTCAGACGCGAATTTTGCTGCGGAGCAGTTTATATCCAGCGTCATTTTGTCACCTTTTCGTCGGGCCGCTCTTGGAGTGGGAGTGACCAGTCACAATGAAACCTCTTCAGCCCGAATGAGGCAAGCTGTGGATCTATTTGTGTACGGCTGCCGCCCCTCCCAGAAGGGGAGCCATCCATAA